The genomic segment CCAACACGGTCTGTGACGGTATCTCGAGCGGTCAAAATCAGCACTGGAATCGAGTGACCCAAAGCGCGAATTTTTTCCAGCACAGCCATACCACTCATCTGTGGCAAGCCCAAATCAAGCACCATTAAATCGAAGTGATCCACTTGCAGGCTATGCAGTGCACTCAAGCCATCACGCAGCCAATCGACAGCATAACCCGCCTGTTGCAGGCCAACACGGACACCATCACCCAGTTGCGGGTCATCTTCAACCAACAGTATTCGCATTATTTCAGCATCCAAATATCACAGAGCATTTTGTCAATTCAGGCTACCAGGTCCAGTTGCCATGCCCAGGAATAGCCACCGTATCATCATCATAGATTCCCTCATCGGCTTTTTGATGACAAGCATCACAGAAGCTTAGCGACTTCACTTTCTCATTGCCAGCGATAAGATCATCTGGAATATCATGGTGTTTACGCTTGATGTAAGGGACATCGGTAATACGCAGTGGCGCTTCACTTTCACCCAGTGAAGCGATGATTTTTTTAGATCGTTTGTAGTGAGACTTGTCGGCTGAATCTGCAATCAAAGCCGTTAACAGCTCAAGCCTCGTCTCATCATCCAGCTCGGCATTGTCACCAAAATGATCCTCTAGCGCGGCTGGCTCAAACAGCTTGTACCATGATGCCTCCGGCAACAATCCCGCTTGGTAGGGGAAGTGACAATCGCTGCACTCTTCGTTATACAACTCGTTATGCATCGGCTTGACTTCATTACGTGGCTCCAGCGAAAACAACCAATCGAAGAAGCTTTCATCCTCCGCAAAAGCACTGCTATTTATACCCAGCCCAATCACCGCCACCATTAACAATACTGTCCATTTTTTCATCATGATCTTTTAGCCTTTCTGTAAGTTTTACGGATATCTCATGAATTATCCGGTTAGTGAGACCTTTGCACGAGAAGGTCGTCATACAAAAGAGATAAAATCAGCTGTATTTCAGCCTTTTCATCCGTGCACCCTCTCACGCAAAGATCGCTTAGTATTGAGATAAATATTTAAGCAGATCACCCTTTTCCTGTGTGGTGCACTCGCGTCCATAAGTCCATTTACAATTGCGTTTAAACCACTTTTTAACTTTTTTCAGCTTAGTAAAGCGCTCTTTATTAGCTGAATAGGCCATCGGCTCAATCACTTTTCCTGTTTTGACGTGTTTGCCTGCTTGCGTCAGATCTTTACCGTGGCAGGTATTGCAATCACGTTGCTTACCTTCAACCATACGTTGCTGATGCCATAGCGCTTCACCACGTTTTGCATCAAAAATTAAATCACCATCCGGGTTATAATCCGCCATGCGCTGTTCGATAGGTGTAACGGCTGCGGCCACGGGTGAAAGTAATAGCGCAATAATAAACAGTGTTAGCTTGCTCATCTCGCCCTCCCTCTACCAGGTTAATTTAATGGCAATGGCCATCGCCAGCGCACCTAGAGCACCAGGAGCGGCATGGCCACCATCTGCACCGCTGCTGACTGCTGCGGCATAACCCAAGGTACCTAAAACACCCAGCATCATATGTAGGTTATCCGGGTCATCAAAACCACCATCCAGGCTAATATCTTCATAATGAAAAGCGAAGCCTGTGGCCACAGCGGCTGCACCCAATGCAGCGGCGGCAGTACCAAAAAGTTCATGGGGACCATCTGTTGTTTTGGGTGATATAACGGTCAAGATGGCACTCGCCATGGAGGCATAACCCAGATATTTGTGCGTTTTATTCAAGGTCAAAGCGCGTGATTTAAACAGTGGAGCCGAATCTTCACCTGCCGCCACTTGAGACTCGCTTTGATTACCAACATCCAACTGAGCCAACTGTAGATAGGGTTGCGCATTAATTGATAAATCCAGAGGCGTGTTGGCTAACGGCTCCTCTGCTTGAGCTGAGCAGACCCAACCGAACAGTATGCAGTAGATCAATAAATATTTTTTCATTGCTTTCCTTCACCTTTATTTATCGTTTTATAGCCCGTGACCATGGCATGCGGGAGATTCTCTTTATGCTGAATAGAGGCCACCACTACACCAAGCAGATGCCCCACAATCAGTAACCACAACAGATCCAACACCCACTCATGTAATGCTGAAAAGCGATACGCCCATTGATCACTCATACCCGACAACAAGCTAAGCAGTGGCCCTTCAAATTCAATTACCGCAACAAGAATCACGCCACTTATCGCCATCAGTAATAGCGCGCCCATCAGTACCAGTACCATCCACCCCCCTGCCGGGTTGTGACCAAGGTAGTGCGGTGGATCATTTCTGAAACTGGCTTTCAGATAGCGCCAAACTTCAGTAGGTGTTGCAATAAAATCGGCAAAACGCGCATGCTGGCTACCCACAAAACCCCAGGCGATGCGCACAACCAATAACAGAGCAATCAGGTAACCAATTAGAATATGCGTCTGCTGCATTCCAAACTGACTTGTCAGGTAAGCCGCTACAAAGCTGAGCAACACCAGC from the Gammaproteobacteria bacterium genome contains:
- a CDS encoding diheme cytochrome c, translated to MMKKWTVLLMVAVIGLGINSSAFAEDESFFDWLFSLEPRNEVKPMHNELYNEECSDCHFPYQAGLLPEASWYKLFEPAALEDHFGDNAELDDETRLELLTALIADSADKSHYKRSKKIIASLGESEAPLRITDVPYIKRKHHDIPDDLIAGNEKVKSLSFCDACHQKADEGIYDDDTVAIPGHGNWTW
- a CDS encoding DUF1924 domain-containing protein: MSKLTLFIIALLLSPVAAAVTPIEQRMADYNPDGDLIFDAKRGEALWHQQRMVEGKQRDCNTCHGKDLTQAGKHVKTGKVIEPMAYSANKERFTKLKKVKKWFKRNCKWTYGRECTTQEKGDLLKYLSQY
- a CDS encoding cytochrome b/b6 domain-containing protein: MAEHSTTQIKVWDGLVRGFHWLVLLSFVAAYLTSQFGMQQTHILIGYLIALLLVVRIAWGFVGSQHARFADFIATPTEVWRYLKASFRNDPPHYLGHNPAGGWMVLVLMGALLLMAISGVILVAVIEFEGPLLSLLSGMSDQWAYRFSALHEWVLDLLWLLIVGHLLGVVVASIQHKENLPHAMVTGYKTINKGEGKQ